One Rhizobiales bacterium GAS188 DNA window includes the following coding sequences:
- a CDS encoding Glycosyltransferase involved in cell wall bisynthesis — translation MRILFATSHPHIPQIAGGAQSTTHELVLELRSRGHVAGVHSGLIGKGWLGFRNRTIMKATGRKAVEDGSLGYPIYRSWFAWQAAAEVSAAFRPQVVVLQSGHPVRMAKAFQDAGVVVVPYFHNVEFDTDLGGDPRELSARCCIANSQFTAAKYKEAFGLDPVVIYPLIKSEDYRTDTDGSSVVFINPHPDKGVDMAIELARRCPEIPFAFVEAWTLEARARAELKDTLRHLPNVKLVPRTRDMRSIYRRARIVLAPSQYQETFGRVAAEAHISGIPVLASRRGGLPEAVGPGGVILDVDEPLDTWVAALERLWTDEPYHRQLSQAALDYARRPELDRDRQLARLLGVLQAATDPLAALVE, via the coding sequence ATGAGAATCCTCTTTGCGACCTCGCACCCTCACATTCCCCAAATCGCCGGCGGGGCCCAGTCGACCACCCATGAGCTTGTCCTCGAGCTGCGCTCACGCGGCCATGTCGCCGGCGTGCATTCCGGGCTGATCGGGAAGGGCTGGTTGGGGTTTCGCAACCGGACGATCATGAAGGCGACCGGCCGCAAAGCCGTCGAGGATGGCAGCTTGGGTTACCCGATCTATCGGTCCTGGTTTGCGTGGCAGGCGGCAGCCGAGGTGAGTGCCGCTTTTCGCCCGCAGGTCGTCGTTCTGCAATCGGGCCATCCGGTGAGGATGGCCAAGGCATTCCAGGATGCCGGTGTTGTGGTGGTCCCTTATTTTCACAACGTCGAATTCGACACCGACCTCGGCGGCGATCCGCGCGAATTGTCCGCGCGCTGCTGCATCGCCAACTCGCAATTCACCGCGGCCAAATACAAGGAGGCGTTCGGTCTCGATCCCGTCGTCATCTACCCCTTGATCAAATCGGAGGATTATCGAACGGACACGGATGGCAGCTCGGTCGTGTTCATCAATCCTCACCCGGACAAGGGAGTCGATATGGCGATCGAGCTCGCGCGCCGCTGTCCTGAGATCCCTTTTGCTTTTGTCGAGGCCTGGACATTGGAGGCGCGGGCTCGAGCCGAGCTGAAGGACACCCTGAGGCATTTGCCGAATGTGAAGCTTGTTCCCCGGACCCGCGACATGCGGAGCATCTACCGCAGGGCCCGGATCGTCCTTGCCCCGAGCCAATATCAAGAGACATTCGGGCGAGTTGCCGCGGAAGCCCATATCAGTGGGATCCCGGTCTTGGCGAGCCGGCGTGGCGGATTGCCCGAGGCCGTCGGGCCAGGCGGCGTGATTCTCGATGTCGACGAGCCGTTAGATACGTGGGTTGCCGCGCTCGAGCGGCTATGGACGGATGAACCCTATCATCGGCAGCTCTCGCAGGCTGCCCTCGACTATGCTCGGCGGCCCGAGCTCGATCGCGATCGGCAGCTCGCTCGTCTTCTCGGCGTATTGCAGGCCGCGACCGATCCACTGGCCGCATTGGTCGAATAG
- a CDS encoding exopolysaccharide production protein ExoZ — MRIIASIQYLRGLAASAVVVHHAAARYDLPFHAGAAGVDMFFVISGFIMWLVTRKDEANAATFLKDRLVRIVPMYWFATAVLAIAAALRPNLFPLDHPLPWHMIQSLLFVPHYVPETGQALPLLAQGWTLNYEMFFYTLFGLVLLSSATRQLWSITAALAACVTVGLFVKPSDFLLHTYTSPLLLEFLAGIWLAHAWTKDRWPSAALGWVSLCVGAVALLFVELAGAPAEGSFRVVLWGVPAFLIVSGTVTIERGGQLPRSAVMHLLGNGSYSIYLTHTLSMTLIALIVEKLGFSPGPWIYLLTIAGGLLIGTLCFLWVERPFTAFIRNVTRARGFRRTAAVS, encoded by the coding sequence ATGCGCATAATCGCCTCGATCCAATATCTGCGCGGCCTTGCGGCGAGCGCCGTCGTGGTCCACCACGCGGCGGCGCGATATGACCTCCCGTTTCATGCCGGAGCTGCCGGGGTCGATATGTTCTTCGTCATCAGCGGCTTCATCATGTGGCTGGTGACGCGCAAGGACGAAGCCAATGCCGCCACTTTCCTCAAGGACAGGCTGGTCAGGATCGTGCCGATGTACTGGTTCGCTACGGCCGTCTTGGCAATCGCGGCAGCGCTGCGCCCGAACTTGTTTCCGCTGGACCATCCCCTGCCCTGGCATATGATCCAGTCGCTATTGTTCGTGCCGCATTACGTGCCTGAAACAGGACAGGCGCTGCCTTTGCTGGCCCAAGGGTGGACATTGAACTACGAGATGTTCTTTTACACTCTGTTCGGGCTCGTTCTGCTTTCGAGCGCCACCCGTCAGCTATGGTCGATCACGGCGGCGCTTGCAGCCTGCGTCACCGTCGGCCTGTTTGTGAAGCCCTCCGATTTCCTTTTGCATACCTACACCTCACCGCTGCTTCTCGAGTTTCTCGCCGGCATTTGGCTGGCACATGCATGGACCAAAGACCGTTGGCCATCGGCAGCGCTCGGATGGGTTTCACTGTGCGTTGGCGCTGTTGCGCTGTTGTTCGTTGAACTTGCGGGGGCGCCGGCGGAGGGTAGCTTCCGGGTCGTTCTCTGGGGAGTTCCGGCCTTTCTGATCGTGAGCGGGACAGTCACGATCGAGCGCGGCGGCCAGCTGCCGAGATCTGCCGTCATGCACTTGCTGGGAAATGGCTCGTACTCGATCTATTTGACCCACACGCTGTCGATGACGCTGATCGCCCTCATTGTCGAGAAGCTGGGCTTTTCCCCCGGGCCTTGGATCTATCTCTTGACGATCGCCGGCGGGTTGCTGATCGGCACGCTATGCTTCTTATGGGTGGAGCGGCCGTTCACGGCTTTCATCAGGAATGTGACGCGGGCACGCGGCTTTCGCCGCACCGCCGCTGTGTCCTGA